One Purpureocillium takamizusanense chromosome 1, complete sequence genomic window carries:
- a CDS encoding uncharacterized protein (EggNog:ENOG503NXP1~COG:U), with product MSSQSPKTSHQPERPAASRAPSFPQHPSGGATSDRDALKPPKRAHTFHNGAPARTSDGPDAFETSETDPEDNTEVPRTSVELDDLPIELITLTDSFIESLGAKVHSTPPNIDKLSQLFQDFYVSASSHIATHVSALAYRQSRAASPAAPSTMSSAASRLRSKASLGSKDKPKVEAEQQMITAEELASRKRARKALETKRGLLEEAIERRLCEGIYDRIYRHSSTQDEAQDDKLRSKTAALALVGIGPADLGIETVDQVPRHANSDDDEPVGIREALHQARTDMTRMSESRYPFGKLNHLKAAHKSIVDTLARFHPSASADEIMPMLIYTLITLPPENLHIISDLHFIQSFRWETKLTGEAAYCLTNLEAAISFLETVDLATLRADELPSGPPKTSNQLGTPKAETFPPAYSQGTTATSGSTGDPIPESEAAMKLAPSPSGLKATNVLRNRRLSDLVNTPAQAFGAASDAVFTTADQGLKTISNSLGESYSFLLGKLRERQQGPKESIAVPRTLDDARKLVSTPPPEEEDNASGASSSISTEDVEQLKRSSAREDRVLNMIGGRRDASVESSRSASSSKKVLFAEESKAATPSLASSGQSPAVLDQVRNLGSTFNPMARLSSIGGFRGFGRSAPTTPAASKDVGKTADGGDLASAFPDIAAALPPKQMPKVAPPNKRFMELQNPGELRLGEVLDLLRDYRRLANALKNMDAFEEK from the exons ATGTCATCCCAATCTCCCAAGACCTCCCATCAGCCTGAacggcccgccgcgtcgcgcgcgccctcgttCCCGCAGCACCCGTCTGGTGGTGCTACCAGCGACCGCGACGCCCTGAAACCGCCGAAACGAGCCCATACCTTCCACAACGGGGCCCCTGCAAGAACCAGCGATGGCCCTGACGCATTCGAGACGAGCGAGACCGATCCAGAAGACAATACCGAGGTGCCGAGAACATCTGTCGAGCTGGATGACCTACCCATCGAGCTCATTACTTTGACGGACAG CTTCATCGAGTCTCTCGGCGCCAAGGTGCATTCGACACCTCCCAACATCGATAAGCTATCACAGCTCTTCCAAGACTTCTACGTGTCGGCATCTTCGCACATTGCCACTCATGTCAGTGCCTTGGCTTACCGGCAGAGCCGTGCGGCATCCCCCGCCGCACCCAGCACTatgtcctcggccgccagccgtCTGCGGTCAAAGGCCTCACTCGGTTCCAAAGATAAGCCCAAGGTAGAAGCAGAGCAGCAAATGATCACCGCCGAGGAGTTGGCCAGCCGCAAACGAGCGAGAAAAGCCCTCGAGACGAAGCGTGGCCTTCTCGAGGAAGCAATCGAGCGCAGGCTCTGCGAAGGTATCTATGACCGGATATACCGGCATAGCAGTACGCAGGACGAGGCTCAAGATGATAAACTACGATCCAAAACTGCAGCTTTGGCGCTCGTCGGAATTGGGCCAGCTGATCTCGGCATCGAAACCGTTGATCAAGTACCGCGGCATGCCAATtccgatgacgacgagccggtCGGGATCCGCGAGGCACTCCACCAGGCCAGGACCGACATGACCCGCATGAGCGAGTCGAGGTACCCCTTTGGCAAGCTAAACCACCTCAAGGCAGCCCACAAAAGCATCGTTGACACTCTAGCTCGCTTCCACCCATCTGCGTCCGCGGACGAGATTATGCCAATGCTCATTTATACCCTCATTACACTCCCCCCTGAGAACCTACATATCATCAGCGACCTCCACTTCATTCAAAGCTTCAGGTGGGAAACGAAACTGACCGGGGAGGCGGCGTATTGCCTGACCAACCTCGAGGCAGCTATCAGCTTTCTGGAAACAGTTGATCTCGCCACTTTGCGCGCGGATGAGCTTCCGTCTGGGCCTCCTAAAACCTCGAACCAACTCGGCACCCCCAAGGCAGAGACCTTCCCTCCTGCATACTCACAGGGCACCACAGCGACTagcggcagcaccggcgacCCTATACCTGAAAGCGAAGCGGCCATGAAGCTtgcgccatcaccatcgggACTTAAAGCCACCAACGTCTTGCGGAATCGGCGACTCAGCGACTTGGTCAATACTCCAGCGCAGGCGTTCGGAGcagccagcgacgccgtctTCACAACGGCAGACCAAGGTCTCAAGACCATCTCGAATAGCCTCGGCGAGAGCTATTCATTCCTGCTTGGGAAGTTGCGAGAGCGTCAGCAGGGGCCTAAAGAGTCCATAGCCGTTCCGCGAACCTTGGACGACGCACGAAAGCTCGTTAGTACGCCACCGCCGGAAGAGGAAGACAACGCCAGTGGTGCCAGCTCGTCAATTAGCACTGAGGATGTTGAGCAGCTAAAGAGGTCATCGGCACGTGAGGACCGTGTCCTCAACATGattggcggccgtcgagatgcCAGTGTAGAAAGCTCTAGAAGTGCCAGCTCCTCCAAGAAGGTGCTATTCGCTGAAGAGTCCAAGgctgcgacgccgtcgcTTGCCTCATCCGGACAGAGCCCTGCTGTTCTAGATCAAGTGCGCAACTTAGGCAGTACCTTCAACCCCATGGCGAGGTTGTCGAGTATTGGTGGCTTCAGGGGCTTTGGACGCAGCGCGCCCACGACCCCCGCGGCGTCAAAGGACgtcggcaagacggccgacggggGCGACTTGGCGTCG GCCTTTCCTGACATCGCTGCCGCGCTACCGCCTAAGCAGATGCCAAAGGTTGCGCCCCCAAACAAGCGTTTTATGGAGCTGCAGAACCCTGGCGAGCTTCGCCTAGGGGAGGTGCTCGACCTGCTGAGGGATTATAGGCGGCTAGCCAACGCGCTCAAAAACATGGATGCCTTCGAGGAAAAGTAA